In Candidatus Zixiibacteriota bacterium, a single genomic region encodes these proteins:
- a CDS encoding SpoIIE family protein phosphatase — MLKLVGTDGKRFYSWKITPGKHLIGRETGAGQSSCEFTIQEKTVSRKHAEIEANADGSKYYITDLGSHNGTLVNGERLDSCREVKEGDAIMFGQTEFRLAHSDEPESRPSGPTRTKLSDLDPKNSVFLSINEALKPLPRKSSELPDLLPTLFDMAKMLVLPEPKEVMLQRSLELISKVIPAQRLAILFVSEDQEEVYTVATILPGGRDPGEFTLSRTIVKEIITNKNAILIGDPMSDPRFAEQKSIIMSEMKSAVAVPLFDEGRVLGILYVDTTSPLQSYNDEHLRVLATFGNIIASRLLNYELLAERQEKQVIEAELRRASAIQKGLLVDTPPEFAGYTLRAFQEQSRAVGGDLYDMRVLPDSRLLFLVADVSGKGLGAALLMSNILASFRILYESDEFDLSRAVRKVSLQINHFSRTGEFATLFIGLAEPGNNIIRYVNAGHNPPVVVRKDGGIEHLDPTGHMIGAFDFSEWKEERIELSDDDILFIFSDGVTEAQRAATTGSDEPDAEEDQYGDERMEKLLVESRGMKPAEVVDCLMHDVLEFIGDAPRSDDITMMIIKRVIE; from the coding sequence ATGTTGAAACTGGTTGGTACAGACGGTAAACGATTCTATTCCTGGAAAATTACACCCGGGAAACATCTCATCGGTCGTGAGACCGGTGCTGGACAATCCTCGTGCGAATTCACGATTCAGGAAAAGACCGTTTCGCGCAAACATGCCGAGATTGAGGCAAATGCCGACGGAAGCAAATACTACATCACAGATCTCGGTAGTCACAACGGTACACTCGTCAACGGCGAACGGCTCGATTCCTGCAGAGAGGTTAAGGAGGGCGATGCGATCATGTTCGGCCAGACCGAATTTCGCCTCGCACACTCTGATGAGCCGGAGAGCCGTCCATCCGGTCCCACCAGGACCAAGCTCTCTGATCTCGATCCCAAGAATTCAGTTTTCCTTTCGATAAATGAGGCGCTTAAGCCGCTCCCCAGGAAGAGTTCGGAGCTGCCAGACCTTCTGCCGACTCTCTTCGATATGGCAAAGATGCTGGTTCTGCCGGAACCGAAGGAAGTGATGCTGCAGCGGTCGCTCGAACTGATATCAAAAGTTATTCCCGCGCAGAGACTTGCGATCCTATTCGTGTCAGAGGATCAGGAAGAGGTGTATACTGTTGCAACAATCCTGCCGGGGGGGCGAGACCCGGGCGAGTTCACATTGTCGAGGACGATTGTTAAAGAAATAATCACAAATAAGAATGCGATCCTGATCGGTGATCCTATGAGTGATCCGAGATTCGCCGAACAGAAATCGATCATAATGTCGGAGATGAAATCGGCGGTTGCTGTACCACTGTTCGATGAAGGCAGGGTGCTCGGAATACTGTATGTCGACACCACAAGCCCATTACAGAGTTACAACGACGAGCATCTGCGAGTGCTCGCCACATTTGGCAATATTATAGCATCGCGGCTTCTAAACTACGAACTTCTCGCGGAGCGGCAGGAAAAGCAAGTGATCGAGGCTGAGCTACGTCGGGCTTCAGCTATTCAGAAAGGACTTCTGGTCGACACCCCGCCCGAATTCGCGGGGTACACTCTGCGCGCATTTCAGGAGCAGTCACGCGCGGTCGGCGGTGATCTCTACGACATGCGAGTCCTTCCCGACAGCAGGCTTCTTTTTCTGGTTGCAGATGTCAGCGGCAAAGGGCTGGGCGCTGCACTCCTGATGTCGAACATACTCGCATCGTTCAGGATCCTCTATGAATCAGACGAATTCGATCTCAGCCGCGCCGTTAGGAAAGTATCGCTCCAGATAAATCATTTCAGCAGGACCGGAGAATTCGCTACGTTGTTTATCGGACTGGCCGAACCGGGCAACAATATCATCAGATATGTAAACGCCGGTCACAATCCGCCGGTCGTTGTTAGGAAAGACGGCGGCATCGAGCACCTTGATCCGACTGGCCACATGATCGGGGCGTTCGATTTCAGTGAATGGAAAGAAGAACGAATTGAATTGTCAGATGACGATATTCTTTTTATCTTCTCCGATGGTGTCACCGAGGCCCAACGCGCTGCCACCACCGGCAGCGACGAACCGGATGCAGAGGAAGATCAATACGGCGACGAAAGAATGGAAAAGCTCCTCGTGGAGTCACGAGGAATGAAGCCTGCTGAAGTCGTCGACTGTCTAATGCATGACGTACTGGAATTCATTGGGGATGCTCCGAGATCCGATGATATAACGATGATGATTATCAAGAGAGTCATAGAATGA
- a CDS encoding protein kinase gives MILESSQQFSRFKVLRKIGEGGMGEVYLVEDQKLGRNVALKLLQPEYFDSPDRLERLNREARTAAKVSHSNVMSIYDIGSEKDEKTGRELSFIVMEYIRGESLTDYLRDKNPNLKDLLRVGEKIASGLAAAHKLGIVHRDIKTDNIRIDEEGEPKILDFGLAKPTASSFAGEGSSDTDTVSKELTQEGKILGTITYMSPEQARGETVDSRSDIFSFGTMMYKMFTGVFPFDAPDRVSVLAKILESKQAPVRQLNESLPSELERIIEKCLQKSPNDRYQDTRDLVIDLRSLRKQYESGISDTSSIVTDAAKPSKGRFARRGWIQAGSVVVVLVVLIAAAMSYFSGSNKPTGLQAQENALAIFGFENKTGDSELDWLTSGLPEILLTDLAESRSINLISQSRVLDCLGDAAKSQGGMPSHQACVDAARSLGATRVLSGSVYKLGDMLRIDARLEDLESGKIILGEKVVGQNPIVLVDSLTQKIALSLNISDMMSEKTQVADITSSSPEAYKHYILGMQDFALDFDKAIAEFEKAIEIDSTFALPYMRLGMSYTFQGRNQQAATYYNAASRFASKLPVKERSLLDIYTDIWLRSNFDDALIKTKAYLENYPDDKETRGYYALMLNVLQRDSDAALAQLDTVMMLDPHYYLALSFYATIYQSREDYEKAIEYTVRAKEANPESPTPYNDLSSMYLANARYDEAEEITREMLEKFPESTDAIGRLATLSVLKRDFEMARQYAEKLTEVDPDDIFLRIRYHRILANVAFWTGKFQTGTSELFEAARSAEATGDSTQVRGRYATIASRYLLFEMPDSALFYGKIAAKWASNFSTLNYPMLLIEIDPTYEKEARELMKSAVEEFKKRLPSEMWDITDNFEMIFNARAAADTNALIQGFENMMNQSNQKSTSNLRELGIVLVASGQYQKGKEVLQEILSGVYEATDGFEYLLALYYTGVADEGLGNTADAIAAYKEVLKYWGSPEIEIKEIADTRQRLRKLTGQT, from the coding sequence ATGATACTGGAATCTAGTCAGCAGTTTTCGCGCTTCAAGGTCCTGCGCAAGATCGGCGAAGGCGGGATGGGCGAGGTCTATCTTGTAGAGGATCAGAAACTGGGCAGAAATGTGGCGCTCAAGCTTCTGCAGCCGGAGTATTTCGACAGTCCCGACAGGCTGGAGCGGCTCAACAGAGAAGCGCGAACGGCGGCAAAAGTCTCTCACTCGAATGTCATGTCCATCTATGATATCGGATCGGAAAAGGACGAGAAGACAGGACGCGAACTCAGCTTCATCGTGATGGAGTATATACGAGGCGAGTCTCTTACTGATTACCTGCGTGACAAGAATCCCAATCTCAAAGACCTTTTGCGAGTTGGAGAGAAAATTGCATCGGGGCTTGCCGCGGCCCACAAGCTCGGAATCGTGCATCGAGATATCAAGACCGACAATATCCGAATCGATGAAGAGGGAGAGCCGAAAATTCTCGATTTTGGCCTCGCCAAACCAACTGCCTCCAGCTTTGCTGGAGAAGGATCATCGGACACCGATACAGTATCCAAAGAATTAACCCAGGAAGGCAAAATTCTCGGAACGATCACATATATGTCGCCGGAGCAGGCGCGGGGCGAGACGGTCGACTCACGATCCGATATATTCTCGTTCGGGACGATGATGTACAAGATGTTCACGGGAGTATTCCCGTTCGATGCCCCGGACAGGGTCTCGGTGCTCGCGAAAATCCTCGAATCGAAGCAGGCTCCGGTCAGACAATTAAACGAGTCTCTTCCGTCTGAACTTGAGAGAATCATCGAGAAATGCCTGCAGAAAAGTCCAAACGATCGCTATCAGGACACGCGGGATCTTGTCATAGATCTGCGCAGCCTCCGCAAACAATATGAAAGTGGAATATCGGATACATCGTCGATTGTCACAGATGCAGCGAAACCGTCTAAGGGACGGTTTGCCCGTCGCGGCTGGATTCAGGCCGGATCAGTTGTTGTTGTGCTTGTGGTGCTTATTGCGGCAGCGATGAGCTATTTCAGCGGATCCAATAAGCCAACAGGCTTGCAGGCTCAGGAGAATGCTCTTGCCATTTTCGGATTCGAGAACAAGACGGGTGATTCGGAGCTTGACTGGCTCACTTCCGGACTTCCGGAGATACTATTGACTGACCTTGCAGAGAGCAGATCGATAAATCTGATCAGCCAAAGCAGAGTCCTGGACTGCCTTGGCGATGCAGCCAAGTCTCAGGGAGGTATGCCGAGTCATCAGGCGTGTGTAGATGCCGCAAGATCACTCGGTGCCACAAGAGTACTCTCCGGTTCAGTTTACAAACTCGGCGATATGTTGAGAATTGATGCGCGCCTGGAGGATCTCGAGTCAGGCAAGATCATACTCGGTGAAAAAGTGGTAGGCCAAAATCCCATCGTGCTGGTTGATAGCTTGACGCAGAAGATTGCGCTGTCGCTAAACATCAGCGACATGATGTCCGAGAAGACTCAGGTTGCTGACATTACTTCATCATCACCGGAAGCATATAAGCACTATATATTGGGGATGCAGGATTTCGCCCTCGATTTCGATAAGGCAATTGCTGAATTCGAAAAGGCTATTGAGATAGATTCTACTTTCGCACTGCCATACATGCGTCTCGGAATGTCCTACACATTTCAGGGACGGAATCAACAGGCGGCCACCTATTATAATGCGGCATCTCGCTTCGCAAGCAAACTCCCGGTAAAAGAACGCAGTCTGCTTGACATTTACACCGACATCTGGCTGAGATCGAACTTCGATGATGCCCTTATCAAAACAAAGGCGTATTTGGAGAATTATCCGGATGACAAAGAGACTAGAGGCTACTATGCTTTGATGCTCAATGTTCTCCAGAGAGATTCCGACGCGGCGTTAGCTCAACTCGACACAGTTATGATGCTCGATCCGCACTACTATCTGGCACTCTCGTTTTACGCAACTATATACCAGAGTAGAGAGGATTACGAGAAAGCCATCGAGTACACCGTTCGTGCGAAAGAAGCGAATCCTGAATCACCGACGCCATATAATGACCTGTCATCGATGTACCTCGCCAACGCAAGATACGATGAAGCTGAGGAGATTACCCGGGAGATGCTGGAAAAATTCCCGGAGAGCACGGATGCAATCGGTAGACTCGCGACATTGAGCGTTCTTAAGCGTGATTTCGAGATGGCGCGGCAGTATGCCGAGAAGCTCACAGAAGTTGATCCTGACGATATCTTCTTGAGAATCCGATACCATAGGATATTGGCAAATGTCGCTTTCTGGACAGGGAAGTTCCAAACCGGCACGAGTGAATTGTTCGAGGCGGCTCGTTCAGCGGAGGCAACCGGCGATAGTACGCAGGTCAGGGGACGATATGCGACTATTGCTTCACGATATCTTCTGTTTGAGATGCCTGACAGTGCACTCTTCTACGGCAAGATAGCCGCCAAATGGGCATCGAATTTCTCGACGCTTAATTATCCAATGTTGCTGATAGAGATCGATCCGACATATGAGAAAGAGGCGCGTGAGCTAATGAAATCGGCAGTTGAGGAATTCAAGAAGAGGCTGCCGTCGGAAATGTGGGACATCACCGACAATTTCGAGATGATTTTCAATGCGAGAGCCGCTGCGGATACGAACGCTTTGATACAGGGCTTCGAGAATATGATGAATCAATCCAATCAGAAGAGTACCAGCAATCTTAGAGAACTGGGGATTGTTCTGGTTGCGAGCGGACAGTATCAGAAAGGGAAGGAAGTCCTTCAGGAGATCCTGTCCGGCGTATACGAAGCGACTGATGGCTTCGAATATTTGCTTGCGCTCTACTATACCGGTGTCGCAGACGAGGGGTTGGGAAATACTGCAGATGCAATTGCCGCCTACAAAGAGGTGCTCAAGTATTGGGGAAGTCCGGAGATTGAGATAAAAGAGATAGCAGACACGAGACAAAGACTCAGAAAGCTCACCGGCCAGACTTAG
- a CDS encoding putative porin produces the protein MKTILIAWMASALLTSSGMASEWWENVKVKGDLRYRHEMIDQEGKDVRNRQRIRGRIGISGQVNPNIKVGVQLATGSSDPVSTNQTLGDGFSSKSIVLDLAYFTMTHQAVPGLTVTAGKFKNPFFLPGESELIWDSDLNPEGGTASYEYSEDKLKIALIGAGLYAEERSSDGDSWIGAGQGVAELALNDGKSNVATGGGFFHYGNLKGFEPLFDGEPKGNSVDSVDRLANGYDLIELFAQVETKLDDIPVTVMGDYVTNTAADSLKTGWLIGCHVGKLKDPGSWAFRYNYRELKKDAVIGTFTDSDFRGGGTDAKGHELGGSVQVMKNAAFGATYFINTVGLDAAKSDYSKLQVDLQLKFQ, from the coding sequence ATGAAAACTATACTGATCGCATGGATGGCTTCAGCTCTGCTCACCTCGTCGGGAATGGCGAGTGAGTGGTGGGAAAATGTCAAGGTGAAAGGTGATCTGCGTTACCGCCATGAAATGATCGACCAAGAGGGCAAGGACGTTCGCAACAGGCAGCGCATTCGCGGTCGCATAGGAATTAGTGGGCAGGTGAACCCCAACATCAAGGTCGGCGTTCAGCTGGCCACTGGATCGAGTGATCCGGTTTCGACCAATCAGACTCTCGGTGATGGATTTTCCAGCAAGAGTATCGTACTGGATCTTGCTTACTTCACGATGACCCATCAGGCAGTTCCAGGCCTGACGGTCACAGCCGGTAAATTCAAGAATCCCTTCTTCTTGCCCGGTGAATCGGAACTTATCTGGGACTCCGACTTAAATCCGGAGGGTGGCACCGCCAGTTATGAGTACAGCGAGGACAAGCTGAAGATAGCGCTTATCGGGGCAGGGCTCTATGCGGAAGAACGCTCATCCGACGGTGATTCATGGATCGGCGCCGGACAAGGCGTGGCTGAATTAGCCCTCAATGATGGCAAGTCGAATGTGGCAACGGGTGGAGGTTTCTTCCACTACGGGAATCTCAAGGGGTTCGAACCCCTTTTCGATGGTGAGCCGAAGGGCAACAGCGTCGATTCAGTCGACAGATTGGCAAACGGATATGACCTTATCGAGCTCTTTGCGCAGGTAGAAACCAAGCTTGATGACATCCCGGTGACCGTCATGGGTGATTATGTAACGAACACGGCGGCGGACAGCCTCAAGACCGGTTGGCTGATCGGCTGCCATGTTGGGAAATTGAAAGATCCCGGATCATGGGCGTTCCGGTACAACTATCGCGAGCTGAAGAAGGACGCGGTGATCGGTACATTTACCGATTCAGATTTCCGGGGTGGAGGAACTGACGCGAAGGGGCACGAACTCGGTGGTTCAGTGCAGGTTATGAAAAATGCGGCTTTCGGTGCGACTTATTTCATAAATACTGTCGGACTTGACGCTGCCAAATCAGATTACAGCAAGCTGCAAGTAGATTTGCAATTGAAGTTCCAGTGA
- a CDS encoding helix-turn-helix domain-containing protein gives MSKIEYLTKVNADRFMTVDEASQELGVKTTALRNYLYQEKLTTYKFKTLTLLSKSEVEEWKDRRR, from the coding sequence GTGAGCAAGATAGAATACTTGACAAAAGTGAATGCTGACCGCTTTATGACGGTCGATGAGGCATCCCAAGAGCTTGGAGTCAAGACTACTGCGCTGCGCAACTACCTGTATCAAGAGAAGCTAACTACTTACAAATTCAAGACTCTGACGCTTCTTAGCAAAAGCGAAGTTGAGGAATGGAAGGATCGCAGAAGATAA
- a CDS encoding phosphate ABC transporter substrate-binding protein, translating to MKNLVIMTVTSALLFGLVIAGNTITIKGSDTLVRLGQRWAEEYMKLNKGSVIQVSGGGSGTGIAALLNGTTDICEASRDMKEKEYTLAEKANIEPYRISVALDGIAVYLNEENPVKQFTLAQLKDIYTGVVTNWKAVGGPDARIILYSRENNSGTYAFFKEHVLKEEDYADETQTLPGTAAVVNAVSRDKNGIGYGGIAWAKGVKYANVKKDEKSPAVEPTIVNVTDGSYPISRELYWFFNGKPAGELKKLVNWALSPAGQKIAEDIGYVPLSKELAEANMVE from the coding sequence ATGAAGAATCTGGTAATTATGACAGTGACATCGGCCCTGTTGTTCGGACTAGTGATAGCCGGCAACACAATCACCATCAAAGGTTCTGACACGCTGGTTCGGCTGGGCCAGAGATGGGCCGAAGAATACATGAAACTGAACAAAGGTTCGGTAATTCAGGTGTCAGGCGGCGGTTCAGGCACGGGGATCGCAGCGCTTCTCAACGGTACGACTGACATATGCGAAGCTTCGCGCGATATGAAAGAAAAAGAGTACACGCTGGCGGAGAAGGCCAATATTGAGCCATATCGCATTTCTGTCGCTCTCGACGGTATCGCTGTTTATCTAAATGAAGAGAACCCGGTGAAGCAGTTCACGCTGGCTCAATTGAAAGATATCTATACCGGTGTTGTCACAAACTGGAAAGCTGTCGGTGGTCCTGATGCCAGGATCATTCTCTACAGCCGCGAAAACAACTCCGGCACCTATGCCTTCTTCAAAGAACATGTGCTAAAGGAAGAAGACTATGCTGACGAGACACAGACCCTTCCCGGAACGGCAGCAGTTGTCAATGCAGTCTCCAGAGACAAGAACGGCATCGGCTACGGCGGAATCGCCTGGGCCAAGGGAGTCAAATACGCCAATGTGAAGAAAGACGAGAAGTCGCCGGCTGTAGAACCTACAATCGTAAATGTTACGGATGGATCGTATCCGATCTCCAGAGAACTGTACTGGTTTTTCAACGGGAAGCCGGCTGGCGAATTGAAGAAGCTCGTCAACTGGGCACTCTCTCCTGCCGGCCAGAAAATCGCCGAGGACATCGGTTATGTTCCTCTGTCGAAAGAACTCGCTGAAGCGAACATGGTTGAGTAG
- a CDS encoding PAS domain-containing protein — protein sequence MARRRMFWQLFPAFLLITLASVVAVAWYSTNELREFQLDDVANNLEARASLVQSQVLTAVLENRASDVDSVCDLLGAASETRITVILPSGEVLGDSEEDPSLMDDHSNRPEIKHALGGSVGSSIRFSRTIGETLMYVAIPLVSDGEIIGIVRTSIPITSVERTLGGIRRKIAFGCVVIAALIIVVSLIISRRISSPIERLTVGANYFAKGELQRKLRVDGSNEVHALAEAMNEMAADLHDRIQTVTRQRNEQEAILSSMSEGVIAFDSAERLLEMNHAAEYLIGVTNEKARGRSFHEIVRNADLQQMVESVLAGEPVEGDIVLRIGGEKHLQVRGTALRDARGDRKGALIVLNDVSRIRRLENIRQDFVANVSHELRTPITSIKGFVETLLDQSPEDKDEVRRFLEIVRKHADRLNTIIEDLLSLSRIEEGAAESGLTLAKSSIREILAAAIHACAMQASSKDITIDLECSADLYVKADHALLEQAVINLIDNAIKYSDRGSGVNVIAAMSNDSIDISVMDRGIGIEEQHLSRVFERFYRVDKARSRDQGGTGLGLAIVKHIAIAHGGNVEIDSTLGEGTTCTIHLPILKT from the coding sequence ATGGCAAGACGGCGAATGTTCTGGCAGCTCTTTCCCGCGTTTCTCCTGATCACGCTCGCATCGGTTGTCGCTGTAGCATGGTATTCTACAAACGAACTACGTGAATTCCAGTTAGATGATGTTGCAAACAACCTTGAGGCCAGGGCTTCTCTGGTTCAGAGTCAGGTTCTTACTGCTGTCCTGGAGAATCGAGCTTCTGATGTGGACAGTGTGTGCGATCTTCTCGGCGCTGCCTCCGAAACGAGAATCACCGTTATCCTGCCATCCGGTGAAGTTTTGGGAGACTCTGAAGAAGATCCTTCTCTGATGGACGATCACTCCAACCGTCCGGAAATCAAACATGCACTGGGAGGATCAGTCGGATCATCTATTCGGTTCAGCAGGACAATTGGCGAGACTTTGATGTACGTTGCTATTCCTCTCGTCAGTGACGGCGAGATCATCGGAATCGTGAGGACTTCCATTCCGATCACGTCAGTCGAAAGGACACTTGGCGGTATCAGAAGAAAGATCGCATTCGGCTGCGTAGTCATTGCCGCGCTGATCATAGTCGTCAGCCTGATTATCTCCAGAAGAATCAGCAGCCCCATCGAGAGGTTGACGGTCGGCGCGAATTACTTCGCCAAAGGTGAGCTTCAGAGAAAACTGAGAGTCGATGGATCCAATGAGGTACATGCTCTCGCGGAAGCTATGAATGAGATGGCCGCTGATCTCCACGACCGTATTCAAACGGTGACTCGACAGAGGAATGAGCAGGAGGCAATATTATCGAGCATGTCTGAAGGAGTCATTGCGTTCGATTCTGCGGAACGTCTGCTCGAAATGAATCATGCCGCAGAATATCTCATCGGGGTGACCAATGAGAAGGCCCGTGGTCGTTCATTCCATGAAATCGTGCGAAACGCAGATCTACAGCAGATGGTCGAGAGTGTCCTGGCTGGAGAGCCCGTCGAAGGCGACATCGTCCTCAGAATCGGTGGCGAGAAACACCTTCAGGTCCGCGGCACTGCACTGCGCGATGCGCGAGGAGATCGGAAAGGCGCACTGATAGTCCTCAACGACGTTAGCCGGATAAGGCGGCTTGAGAACATCCGTCAAGATTTCGTTGCCAATGTCTCACACGAGCTCAGAACTCCCATCACATCGATCAAGGGGTTCGTGGAGACGCTTCTGGATCAATCACCCGAGGACAAAGATGAGGTCAGACGATTCCTGGAAATCGTCAGGAAGCATGCGGATCGTCTTAACACGATCATCGAGGACCTTTTAAGTCTGTCCAGGATTGAGGAGGGAGCCGCAGAATCGGGATTGACTCTCGCAAAGTCAAGCATCAGAGAAATCCTTGCAGCCGCCATCCATGCATGTGCAATGCAGGCGTCTTCCAAAGACATCACAATTGACCTCGAATGCAGCGCCGATCTCTATGTGAAGGCTGACCATGCCCTGCTCGAGCAGGCTGTCATTAACCTCATAGACAACGCCATCAAATATAGTGACCGGGGAAGCGGGGTCAACGTGATTGCCGCCATGTCGAATGACTCAATCGACATCTCGGTGATGGATCGTGGAATCGGAATTGAGGAGCAGCATCTTTCGCGAGTATTCGAGAGATTCTACCGAGTAGACAAGGCGCGCAGTCGTGATCAGGGGGGAACCGGCCTCGGTTTGGCGATAGTCAAGCATATAGCGATTGCGCACGGGGGTAATGTTGAGATAGATAGCACACTTGGCGAAGGAACAACCTGCACCATCCACCTCCCAATCTTGAAGACCTGA
- a CDS encoding response regulator transcription factor has product MPRENILIIEDDRDIMELLEYNLGREGYNTIAAETGESGLQLAASAVPDLVLLDLMLPGMDGQEVCRRLRNGDSTRDVPIIMITAKGEESDVVTGLELGADDYVTKPFSIRVVVARIRAVIRRRSEPAVDNSKVINTQEITIHPGRHEVHVGEKVIELTPTEFSILHLLAKRPGWVLTRYQIVDGVRGDEAIVTDRSVDVQIHGLRRKLGSKGHLVETVRGVGYRFKG; this is encoded by the coding sequence ATGCCACGGGAAAATATTCTCATTATTGAGGATGATAGAGACATTATGGAACTTCTCGAGTACAATCTTGGACGCGAGGGATACAACACAATCGCTGCAGAGACCGGAGAGAGTGGCCTGCAACTCGCTGCATCTGCCGTTCCTGATCTGGTACTCCTTGATCTGATGCTTCCGGGAATGGATGGACAGGAAGTCTGCAGAAGACTCCGGAACGGTGACAGCACTCGTGACGTGCCGATCATAATGATCACCGCAAAGGGAGAGGAGTCGGATGTCGTTACCGGCCTTGAACTTGGGGCGGACGATTATGTCACAAAACCCTTCTCCATCCGTGTTGTGGTTGCCAGAATCAGAGCGGTAATCAGGAGAAGGTCTGAACCGGCCGTCGACAATTCAAAGGTAATCAATACGCAAGAAATCACCATTCACCCCGGGAGACACGAAGTTCATGTGGGCGAAAAAGTGATAGAACTGACACCCACCGAATTCAGCATATTGCATCTACTCGCCAAGCGACCGGGATGGGTATTGACACGCTATCAGATTGTTGATGGCGTGCGAGGTGATGAAGCCATCGTGACTGACAGGTCCGTTGATGTACAGATACACGGACTGCGCAGGAAGCTCGGCTCGAAAGGTCATCTCGTGGAAACAGTCCGTGGAGTAGGTTACCGATTCAAAGGATAA